CCATCGGCCAGCGCGCGCTCAAGTGCCGCGCGGGCCTCGCTGGTGCGACCGAGGGCCTGGTAGGTCATACCGAGGTGGTATTCCAGCTCCGGGAAGGGGTCATCAAGCTGTGCCGCTTGGGTGAGAGTGGCGAGCGCGGTTGCGTAGTCGCCATTCTTGTAGTAAGCCCAGCCGAGGGTGTCGAGTAACACTGGCTGCTTGGAGTCATCGAAACGCTTGGCGAGTTCCAACGCACGCGCGGCCTGGGCCTCGTCAAGATCGGGCTGCATCAGCAGCATCATGGCAAGATTGTTGGCAACCACATCGGCATTCGGCGCTTTGTCGAGCACCTCCTGATAGACCGCAATGGCATCACCGCCGGATTTCTGGATCAGGTTGCCGAGATTGTAGAGCAGGAAGGCATTGCGCTCGGTGGCATCCGCGCCCTGCTCGAGTGTGGCGATGGCGGCGTCAAGATCACCACCGCGGTCTTGTACACTGGCAAGCCCCAGATATCCGGTGGGCGACTGCGGATGCCGCTGGATGATGTCACGGTAGGTCTCAGCAGCCGCCTGGTCCTGCCCGCGCGCGCTCTGGATCTGTGCCAATAGCTCGGCGGCGGCAATGCTGGTCGGCAAATCGTCGACCAAGGCCTTGGCTGTCGCCTCGGCCGCCTCTGGTTGCTCAAGCGCCATCTGCACGCGCGCCAGTGCCAGGCGCGGTTCCGGTGCTTTCGGTGCAATGGCCAAGGCCTTTTCCAGCTCGGCCTTGGCACCTTCAAGATCATCCTGCTGCTGCAAGCTGAGAGCCTTCAGATAGTGCCCAAGTGGATGGTCCGGGCGCTGCTCGAGCAGCAGCGTCGCGGTCTTGCCGAGCTCCTTCCAATCCCGGTTGCTGAGCTGTATGCGGGCGAGCGCACTCTGCGCCTCGGCACTGTCTGGCACCTTCGCCAGCAGGTCGTCGAGCGTCATTCTCGCACCCTCGAGGTTGCCACTGTTGGCCTGGACCTCGGCCAACTGCAAGTAGGCGCGCGGATCATCAGGCGCAGCGGCAATCAGATTGCTCAGCGCCTCTTGCGCCAGCGGCAGCTCGTTCTTGGCTAAATGCACCTGCGCTAACAGGCGCATCGCCGGCAGGGATTCCGGGCGGTTGCGCAAAATGGTGCGCACATCGGCCAACGCCTGGTTGGTATTGTCACGATCCAGCGAGATAGCGCCGCGCACCAGCAAGGCTTGCTCGTCTTGGCTTTCCTCTGCCAGCACTTCATCGGCCAGCGCCAAGGCATCGTCAAGGCGGCCCTCGGACACCGCGAGGGTCGCCAGGCGGGAGCGTGCGGTGAGGCCGGCTGCGTTCAATCCGGCGCGCTCGGCGACGTCCTCATAGGCTTTCCGCGCGCCCTCAATGTCATCTTGCTGCGCACGCAGCTCGGCTAGTGCGAGCCCCAGGTCATATTCCTCCGGGTACTGGGTAATCATCTCGCTCAGTGCCTCGCTCGCCGCTGCCGGTGAGCGGACTTGAGCCAGATAACGCACCACGGCAATCTTCGGCGCGCTCTCATCCGGCGTCAGCGCGATGGCCTCGCGCAGCACCGCCTCGCCCTTGTCGATCTGCTCGTGCTGCGCAAGGTAGCCAGCCAGGCGCAACCG
Above is a genomic segment from Thiorhodovibrio litoralis containing:
- a CDS encoding tetratricopeptide repeat protein, whose translation is MSVLLVAVVLSGCSAEDTSARYYQRGMALFDEGNFEKAQLEFKNALQVEGRDAGSWYMLGRIQEELGEWRKSYGSYSRAVEIDPNLIEARVRKGLLLLAGNQPEDALAEAEAVLALDAENAGGLMLRGAVARRQGDLGAAVQDVEAALAIDPEQREALALMAQIRLAQDDPAAATALLERALAAYPDDLELQLMLGGVYEKQGEVEKATAVLEQIVASDPEELSHRLRLAGYLAQHEQIDKGEAVLREAIALTPDESAPKIAVVRYLAQVRSPAAASEALSEMITQYPEEYDLGLALAELRAQQDDIEGARKAYEDVAERAGLNAAGLTARSRLATLAVSEGRLDDALALADEVLAEESQDEQALLVRGAISLDRDNTNQALADVRTILRNRPESLPAMRLLAQVHLAKNELPLAQEALSNLIAAAPDDPRAYLQLAEVQANSGNLEGARMTLDDLLAKVPDSAEAQSALARIQLSNRDWKELGKTATLLLEQRPDHPLGHYLKALSLQQQDDLEGAKAELEKALAIAPKAPEPRLALARVQMALEQPEAAEATAKALVDDLPTSIAAAELLAQIQSARGQDQAAAETYRDIIQRHPQSPTGYLGLASVQDRGGDLDAAIATLEQGADATERNAFLLYNLGNLIQKSGGDAIAVYQEVLDKAPNADVVANNLAMMLLMQPDLDEAQAARALELAKRFDDSKQPVLLDTLGWAYYKNGDYATALATLTQAAQLDDPFPELEYHLGMTYQALGRTSEARAALERALADGSPFPGSEEAQATLEEL